One window of the Cryptomeria japonica chromosome 7, Sugi_1.0, whole genome shotgun sequence genome contains the following:
- the LOC131030438 gene encoding probable receptor-like protein kinase At1g49730: MVRLQAMEKWGIHIIALLSKRKELKKSKDTNPSHWNKTLALNTCDKLHDWRNGPSSNFKRFSRKEIRKATDDFSTIIGRGGFGIVYKARFNDGLVAAVKRMNTIAQQDEFCKEMELLGRLHHRHLVTLVGFCAERHERFLIYEYMENGSLKEHLHAPTKAPLSWRIRLKIVINVAAAVEYLHFYCDPPLCHRDIKSSNILLDENFVAKVSDFGLAHASRSGASKFEPINIDVRGTPGYMDPEYLVTQESTEKSDVCSFGVLLLEIITARPAVEENKNLVEWAQKFILEDSNLSRMVDPNLENIYDYEELQCLVNIVRMCTQREGKSRPSIRHVLQLLYDRLDITCPNSALIALEEDEDKDDESKAIHRNKRKIQMEPFTDGNDFSGEVRCMDSSPNTSQSYCSKSFLLDCTSPGSFRRNRDP, from the coding sequence ATGGTGAGGTTACAAGCGATGGAGAAATGGGGGATCCATATAATAGCCTTACTTTCAAAAAGAAAAGAGTTGAAGAAATCTAAGGATACTAATCCATCTCATTGGAATAAAACTCTGGCATTGAATACATGTGATAAATTGCATGATTGGAGAAATGGCCCATCATCCAACTTTAAACGCTTTAGCCGCAAGGAGATAAGAAAGGCAACTGATGATTTCAGTACAATTATCGGCAGGGGTGGATTTGGCATCGTTTATAAAGCTCGATTCAATGATGGTCTTGTTGCTGCTGTGAAGCGGATGAACACGATTGCTCAACAAGATGAGTTCTGTAAAGAGATGGAATTATTGGGTCGGTTACATCATCGCCATCTGGTCACGCTGGTGGGATTTTGTGCAGAGCGACATGAAAGGTTCCTTATCTATGAATACATGGAAAATGGAAGTTTAAAAGAGCATCTTCATGCTCCCACAAAAGCTCCATTGAGCTGGCGGATCAGACTTAAAATTGTGATAAATGTGGCTGCAGCTGTGGAGTATCTGCATTTTTACTGTGATCCTCCTTTATGTCACAGAGACATCAAATCCAGTAACATTTTGTTGGATGAGAATTTCGTTGCAAAGGTATCTGATTTTGGCCTTGCTCATGCTTCGCGAAGTGGTGCTAGTAAATTTGAGCCAATTAATATAGATGTTCGCGGGACTCCAGGATATATGGACCCAGAATACCTTGTTACCCAGGAATCAACAGAAAAGAGCGATGTATGTAGTTTCGGTGTGTTGCTGCTTGAAATTATCACTGCTAGACCAGCAGTTGAAGAGAACAAGAACCTGGTGGAATGGGCCCAAAAATTCATTTTGGAAGATTCTAACTTATCTCGGATGGTGGATCCTAATCTGGAAAATATATATGATTATGAAGAACTCCAGTGTCTTGTCAACATTGTAAGAATGTGTACACAAAGGGAGGGCAAATCACGACCTTCTATAAGGCATGTTCTCCAACTTCTGTATGATAGACTAGACATTACGTGTCCAAACTCTGCATTGATAGctctagaagaagatgaagataaagatgatgAATCCAAAGCCATTCACAGAAACAAGAGGAAGATACAAATGGAGCCATTTACAGATGGAAACGACTTTAGTGGTGAAGTCAGGTGCATGGACTCTTCTCCGAATACTTCCCAATCTTATTGTAGCAAAAGTTTTCTCCTCGACTGTACCTCACCTGGATCTTTTCGGAGGAACCGGGATCCCTAA